In Glandiceps talaboti chromosome 4, keGlaTala1.1, whole genome shotgun sequence, a single window of DNA contains:
- the LOC144434106 gene encoding protein Abitram-like: protein MAASSTSESTVSPKFHDYPSVVDRYFRKAYKIDVNGRESENLCILQHSNKIIIVTLAGSHPIIRNQKTIKNVNYQVTKNLNRLDNKVSGKGKKGGQWVNETAPLCVITCNDNTQYTIYSSVNGKLVEVNENLISRPQLLIEKPETDGFIAIVLPKFGNSDSQMDKLLPEEKYNEVLCQRNQSNVDADKR from the exons ATGGCGGCCAGTTCGACTTCAGAATCAACGGTATCCCCTAAATTTCACGATTACCCGTCGGTTGTAGATAGATATTTCAGAAAGGCGTATAAAATAG atGTCAATGGCAGAGAAAGTGAAAACTTGTGTATCTTGCAACATTCTAATAA GATTATCATCGTTACACTTGCTGGAAGTCATCCAATTATCAGAAACCAGAAGActattaaaaatgtaaattaccAAGTTACAAAAAATCTCAATAGACTCGATAATAAAGTTTCAGGAAAAGGAAAAAAG GGTGGTCAGTGGGTGAATGAAACTGCTCCATTGTGTGTAATAACCTGTAACGACAACACTCAGTATACCATTTACAGTTCTGTCAATGGAAAGCTTGTGGAAGTGAATGAAAATCTTATTTCACGACCACAACTTCTTATTGAAAAG CCAGAGACAGATGGATTCATAGCTATTGTACTGCCTAAGTTTGGTAATAGTGACTCACAGATGGACAAACTTTTACCTGAGGAGAAATACAATGAAGTTCTTTGTCAAAGAAACCAATCAAATGTGGATGCAGACAAAAGATGA